Proteins encoded within one genomic window of Couchioplanes caeruleus:
- a CDS encoding F0F1 ATP synthase subunit epsilon, with protein sequence MAKQLHVQVVAVEEKVWSGDAEMVVARTTEGELGVLPGHSPLLGLLKEPSQVRVKLAGGEQLTYDVAGGFLSVDADGVTVLAESATAATPDAH encoded by the coding sequence GTGGCCAAGCAGCTGCACGTCCAGGTCGTCGCCGTCGAGGAGAAGGTCTGGTCCGGCGACGCCGAGATGGTCGTCGCGCGCACCACCGAGGGTGAGCTCGGCGTCCTGCCCGGCCATTCCCCGCTCCTCGGCCTGCTCAAGGAGCCGTCCCAGGTGCGCGTCAAGCTCGCCGGCGGTGAGCAGCTCACCTACGACGTCGCCGGTGGCTTCCTCTCCGTCGATGCGGACGGCGTGACGGTCCTCGCCGAGAGCGCGACCGCCGCCACTCCCGACGCGCACTGA
- a CDS encoding DUF2550 domain-containing protein: MRVLLIVGICVVALLVLLSAVFFRRRLLIAGGGTIRVQVRVNTLVPGRGWSAGIGQFVGDELRFHRFFSFAVRPKRVLDRRALDVCRRRVPEGPERLTMPSHWVVLLCRQAGIDIEIAMAESTVTGFLSWLEAGPPGQPGSVAPRPAISPRPAEN, translated from the coding sequence ATGCGGGTTCTGTTGATTGTCGGAATCTGCGTCGTCGCGCTGCTCGTCCTCCTCTCCGCCGTCTTCTTCCGCCGCCGCCTGCTCATCGCCGGCGGCGGCACCATTCGCGTCCAGGTCCGGGTCAACACGCTGGTGCCGGGCCGCGGCTGGTCGGCGGGAATCGGCCAGTTCGTCGGCGACGAGCTGCGCTTTCACCGGTTCTTCAGCTTCGCCGTCCGCCCCAAACGCGTCCTCGACCGCCGCGCCCTCGACGTGTGCCGCCGGCGGGTGCCGGAGGGCCCCGAGCGGCTGACCATGCCGAGCCACTGGGTCGTGCTGCTGTGCCGCCAGGCCGGCATCGACATCGAGATCGCCATGGCCGAGTCGACCGTCACCGGCTTCCTCTCCTGGCTCGAGGCGGGCCCGCCCGGCCAGCCGGGCAGCGTCGCCCCCCGCCCGGCGATCAGCCCCCGCCCCGCCGAGAACTGA
- a CDS encoding cob(I)yrinic acid a,c-diamide adenosyltransferase: MAVHLTRIYTRTGDAGSTRLGNNEVAPKTDPRIAAYADVDECNAALGVALALGALAPDIRSVLTAVQNDLFDVGADLCNPLSDDPPYPPLRVKETYVTRLEGWCDEYNEQLPALDSFVLPGGTPGAALLHVARTVARRAERAAWTLVEADPERTGPLPAKYLNRLSDLLFILARAANGTAGDVKWVPGGTAS; the protein is encoded by the coding sequence ATGGCCGTGCATCTCACCCGCATTTACACCCGCACCGGCGACGCCGGATCGACCCGCCTCGGCAACAACGAGGTAGCCCCGAAGACCGACCCCCGGATCGCCGCGTACGCCGACGTCGACGAGTGCAACGCCGCCCTCGGCGTGGCGCTCGCCCTCGGTGCACTGGCGCCGGACATCCGCAGTGTGCTGACCGCGGTGCAGAACGACCTCTTCGACGTGGGTGCCGACCTGTGCAACCCGCTGAGCGACGACCCGCCGTACCCGCCGCTGCGCGTCAAGGAGACGTACGTGACCCGCCTCGAGGGCTGGTGCGACGAGTACAACGAACAACTTCCGGCACTCGACTCCTTCGTACTCCCCGGCGGCACGCCCGGAGCGGCCCTGCTGCACGTGGCACGGACGGTGGCCCGGCGCGCGGAGCGGGCGGCGTGGACGCTGGTCGAGGCGGACCCGGAGCGGACCGGGCCGCTGCCCGCGAAGTATCTGAACCGGCTGTCTGACCTGCTGTTCATCCTCGCCCGCGCGGCCAACGGCACGGCTGGCGACGTCAAATGGGTCCCGGGCGGCACCGCCTCCTGA
- the murA gene encoding UDP-N-acetylglucosamine 1-carboxyvinyltransferase: MARVDVIRVKGGARLSGDVTVVGAKNSALKLMAVALLAEGRTVVANVPRITDVAIMGEVLRRLGCSVSFDAGEALIDVPAEPGSEADYDLVRRLRASICVLGPLLARRGYVRVALPGGDMIGSRGLDMHVTGLARLGAQISGEHGFVIASAPTGLRGAKIWLDFPSVGATENILMAAVLAKGVTEIDNAAREPEIVDICQMLTTMGARIEGAGTSTLTIEGVDSLEPIRHATVGDRIVGGTWAFATAMTRGDVTVHGVRPEYLEIALDKLVSAGAVVEPGDNLFRVRMDDRPKAVDIVTLPYPGFATDLLPMALGLAAVSSGSSLITENIFDGRFMFVNEMVRLGADIRTDGHHAVTNGRERLSGAPVRATDIRAGAGLVIAGLCADGVTEVGEVHHIDRGYPDFVADLANLGVEVERAVVTEPTFDF, encoded by the coding sequence ATGGCCCGCGTGGATGTCATCAGAGTCAAGGGCGGCGCGCGTCTCTCCGGCGATGTCACGGTGGTGGGCGCCAAGAACTCCGCTCTCAAGCTGATGGCGGTCGCGCTGCTCGCCGAGGGGCGCACTGTCGTGGCGAACGTCCCCCGGATCACCGATGTCGCGATCATGGGCGAGGTGCTGCGCAGGCTCGGCTGCAGCGTGTCGTTCGACGCGGGTGAGGCGCTCATCGACGTGCCCGCCGAGCCCGGCAGCGAGGCGGATTACGACCTGGTCCGGCGCCTGCGGGCGTCGATCTGCGTGCTCGGGCCCCTGCTGGCCCGCCGCGGGTACGTGCGGGTGGCGCTGCCCGGCGGCGACATGATCGGTTCGCGGGGCCTCGACATGCACGTCACCGGCCTGGCGCGGCTGGGCGCGCAGATCTCCGGCGAGCACGGCTTCGTCATCGCCTCGGCGCCGACCGGGCTCCGAGGCGCGAAGATCTGGCTCGACTTCCCGAGCGTCGGCGCCACCGAGAACATCCTGATGGCCGCGGTGTTGGCCAAGGGCGTCACCGAGATCGACAACGCGGCCCGGGAGCCGGAAATCGTCGACATTTGCCAGATGCTCACCACGATGGGCGCGCGCATCGAGGGTGCGGGCACATCGACGCTGACGATCGAGGGCGTGGACTCGCTCGAGCCGATCCGGCACGCCACCGTCGGCGACCGGATCGTCGGCGGCACCTGGGCGTTCGCGACCGCCATGACCCGCGGCGACGTGACCGTCCACGGCGTACGCCCGGAGTATCTGGAGATCGCCCTCGACAAGCTGGTCTCGGCGGGCGCGGTGGTGGAGCCGGGCGACAACCTCTTCCGCGTACGGATGGACGACCGTCCGAAGGCCGTCGACATCGTGACCCTGCCGTATCCGGGTTTCGCCACCGACCTGCTGCCGATGGCGCTCGGCCTGGCCGCGGTGAGCTCCGGTTCGTCGCTGATCACCGAGAACATCTTCGACGGCCGGTTCATGTTCGTGAACGAGATGGTGCGGCTGGGTGCGGACATCCGTACCGATGGCCACCATGCCGTGACCAACGGCCGTGAGCGACTCTCCGGCGCCCCGGTGCGGGCGACCGACATCCGGGCCGGCGCCGGCCTGGTGATCGCGGGGCTGTGCGCCGACGGAGTGACCGAGGTCGGTGAGGTGCACCACATCGACCGGGGTTACCCCGACTTCGTCGCGGACCTGGCGAACCTCGGCGTCGAGGTGGAGCGCGCCGTGGTCACCGAGCCGACGTTCGATTTCTAG
- a CDS encoding 3-hydroxyacyl-CoA dehydrogenase family protein, whose translation MAGRLAVIGSGLMGSGIAQVAAQAGWQVTMRDLDESSLQRGVSAIRDSLGRFAAKGKITQEDADATVARITTTTELEAAADADVVVEAIFERIEVKHEVFRALDKICKPGVVLGTNTSAIPITQIAAVTERPEAVVGIHFFSPVPMMKLVELVRGYQTSDETLAAARNFAEEVGKTCVEVKRDVAGFVSNRLFSALLVEAIKLVESGVVSAADLDTVMKLGFGHTMGPLATLDMTGLDVMLNAAGNIYRDTADEKFFPPELLQRMVTAGDLGRKTGRGFYTYEAQK comes from the coding sequence ATGGCGGGTCGGCTCGCGGTCATCGGCTCCGGTCTGATGGGTTCCGGTATCGCCCAGGTGGCGGCGCAGGCGGGATGGCAGGTCACCATGCGCGACCTGGACGAGTCCTCGCTCCAGCGCGGCGTCTCGGCGATCAGGGACTCGCTCGGGCGCTTCGCCGCCAAGGGCAAGATCACGCAGGAGGACGCCGACGCCACCGTCGCCCGGATCACCACCACGACCGAGCTGGAGGCGGCCGCCGACGCCGACGTCGTGGTCGAGGCGATCTTCGAGCGGATCGAGGTCAAGCACGAGGTCTTCCGGGCCCTCGACAAGATCTGCAAGCCGGGCGTCGTGCTCGGCACCAACACCTCCGCCATCCCGATCACCCAGATCGCCGCGGTGACCGAGCGGCCGGAGGCCGTCGTCGGCATCCACTTCTTCTCGCCGGTGCCGATGATGAAGCTGGTCGAGCTCGTCCGCGGCTACCAGACCTCGGACGAGACCCTGGCCGCGGCCCGCAACTTCGCCGAGGAGGTCGGCAAGACCTGCGTCGAGGTGAAGCGCGACGTGGCGGGCTTCGTCTCCAACCGGCTCTTCTCCGCGCTGCTGGTCGAGGCGATCAAGCTGGTCGAGTCGGGCGTGGTCTCCGCCGCGGACCTGGACACGGTGATGAAGCTGGGCTTCGGTCACACCATGGGCCCGCTGGCCACCCTCGACATGACCGGCCTCGACGTGATGCTCAACGCCGCCGGCAACATCTACCGCGACACCGCGGACGAGAAGTTCTTCCCGCCGGAACTGCTTCAGCGCATGGTCACCGCGGGCGACCTCGGCCGCAAGACCGGCCGGGGCTTCTACACGTACGAAGCTCAGAAGTAG
- a CDS encoding ABC transporter permease has translation MRLGLHQGMLEIRQFLRSREQVVFTLAFPVIMIIVFGSIFKADIGDGVNLTQYFVTGMIATGLMTAGFQALAIQIPMERDRGVLKRLLGTPMPRWVYFAGKVLMVGFIAVLETIILLIVATLFFGVELPNTAGKWLTFLWVCVLGITACTLCGIAFSSLARTGRSAPAVVTPVALILQFTSGVFFVFTDLPAWMQNVASVFPLKWMCQGLRSVFLPASFGTQEPGGSYNLPTVALVLGAWCLVALVLCLTTFRWTTKRDG, from the coding sequence ATGAGACTGGGTCTTCACCAGGGGATGCTGGAGATTCGGCAGTTCCTGCGCAGCCGCGAGCAGGTGGTGTTCACGCTCGCGTTTCCGGTGATCATGATCATTGTCTTCGGTTCGATCTTCAAGGCCGACATCGGTGACGGGGTCAACCTCACCCAGTACTTCGTGACCGGCATGATCGCCACCGGTCTGATGACCGCCGGCTTCCAGGCGCTGGCCATCCAGATTCCGATGGAACGCGACCGCGGGGTGCTCAAGCGCCTGCTCGGCACGCCGATGCCGCGATGGGTCTACTTCGCCGGCAAGGTACTGATGGTCGGCTTCATCGCGGTGCTGGAAACGATCATCCTGCTGATCGTGGCGACCCTCTTCTTCGGAGTGGAGCTGCCGAACACCGCCGGAAAGTGGCTGACGTTCCTCTGGGTCTGCGTACTCGGCATCACCGCTTGCACACTCTGCGGGATCGCCTTCTCCTCGCTGGCCCGGACCGGCCGCAGCGCCCCGGCGGTGGTCACCCCGGTCGCACTGATCCTGCAGTTCACCTCGGGCGTGTTCTTCGTCTTCACCGACCTGCCCGCCTGGATGCAGAACGTGGCGTCGGTGTTCCCGCTCAAGTGGATGTGCCAGGGCCTGCGCTCGGTCTTCCTGCCCGCGTCCTTCGGCACGCAGGAGCCCGGCGGCTCCTACAACCTGCCGACGGTGGCACTCGTGCTGGGAGCGTGGTGCCTGGTGGCCCTCGTCCTGTGTCTGACCACGTTCCGATGGACCACCAAGCGCGACGGCTAG
- a CDS encoding ABC transporter ATP-binding protein, with amino-acid sequence MRDAAIEVRALRKVYGDKPAVDGLDLTVARGEIFALLGPNGAGKTTTVEILEGYRQRDSGEVRVLDIDPGADTEAKRRWRTRVGIVLQGTGEFDELTVGEVVSHFARFYPEPDDPAEVIARVGLTDKTRARTHTLSGGQKRRLDVALGIIGRPELLFLDEPTTGFDPEARREFWSLIRDLAATGTTILLTTHYLEEAEALADRVAVIAGGRLVAVDTPQRLGNRDAALATVSWRTPGGDWERARSETPTALVNDLAGRFGGEVPGLTVTRPTLEDIYLDMIGAA; translated from the coding sequence ATGAGGGACGCCGCGATCGAGGTACGGGCACTGCGCAAGGTCTATGGAGACAAGCCCGCCGTCGACGGCCTCGACCTCACGGTGGCGCGCGGCGAGATCTTCGCGCTGCTCGGCCCCAACGGCGCCGGGAAGACCACGACGGTCGAGATCCTCGAAGGCTACCGGCAGCGGGACAGCGGCGAGGTCCGCGTCCTCGACATCGATCCGGGCGCCGACACCGAGGCGAAGCGCCGGTGGCGCACCCGGGTCGGCATCGTGTTGCAGGGCACCGGCGAGTTCGACGAACTGACCGTCGGCGAGGTGGTCTCGCACTTCGCCCGCTTCTATCCGGAGCCGGACGATCCGGCCGAGGTCATCGCGCGGGTGGGCCTCACCGACAAGACTCGCGCCCGCACCCACACCCTCTCCGGCGGTCAGAAACGCCGCCTGGACGTGGCGCTCGGCATCATCGGCCGCCCGGAGCTGCTCTTCCTCGACGAGCCGACCACCGGCTTCGACCCGGAGGCCCGGCGCGAGTTCTGGAGCCTGATCCGCGATCTCGCCGCGACCGGGACGACCATCCTGCTCACCACGCACTACCTGGAGGAGGCGGAGGCGCTCGCCGACCGGGTCGCCGTCATCGCCGGGGGCCGCCTGGTCGCTGTGGACACCCCACAGCGCCTCGGGAACCGGGACGCGGCGTTGGCGACCGTCTCCTGGCGTACTCCCGGAGGGGACTGGGAACGCGCCCGGAGCGAGACGCCGACGGCCCTGGTCAACGACCTGGCCGGGCGGTTCGGTGGCGAGGTACCGGGCCTGACGGTGACCCGGCCGACGCTGGAGGACATCTACCTGGACATGATCGGAGCGGCATGA